TCCTGTGTTGGGAATATCTTCAGTATTGAGGTTTTCGTAACGACCAATTTTGTGCTTAAACAGGCGCAGATTCCAATCGGGATATTTGCCCCCGTGACGAATCCATTTACCTAAGAAAAATACCCGACGGTTGAGATAGTAACCGTTAAATTCTGCATTTTGAATTGCTTGAGCAATTTCATCCCATAATTCAGGAGTAATCCGTTCGTCACAATCGACTATTAGTACCCATTCATTACGAAAAGGTAAGTTATCTAAAGACCAATTTTTCTTTTTCGGCCAGCGTCCATTAAAGTGAAACTGCACAACATTTGCGCCATAGTTGTTAGCAATTTCGATGCTTTTATCAGTACTTTGAGAATCTACAATAAAGATTTCATCTGCTCTTTGTAGGCTAGTCAGACAAGCTGGCAAATTAGCTTCTTCATTTTTGGCAGGAATTAATACCGAGACGGGAATTTTAGACAACATAATATTTTGTTATTTGTTATTTTTTATGGGATGTAGAAAGCAGACCCTGAATAGCAGCATTTAAATAACCTATTTGACAGTATGTATACACAAGTCTGTCGAAGCGTTCTGCTGGGTCATAAAAATACTGTAATGACTTATATAAACCTCTGATCAAGCGCTCACCACCGCGCAGCAATTGACCGATACCCGTTTTGCCTGCAAGTTGTTCTCGGTAGCACTCACTAATTCCTTGCCACCAGCCACGATTTAAAAACCAAGTGCGATTTAGCCGTTCGGGTGCAACGTTATGAGCAACTAAAGCTTCAGGAAGATAGGCAACTTGCCAGCCATTTTGAAGTGCAAATTCAGTCATTTGCAGTTCTTCATTAGATAACAAGTTTTTTCCGACTCGACCGAGTTGGGGATCAAAACCACCAATTTCTGCAAGGAAGCTACGACGGATCGAATAATTCAAGCCTCTGGGAGTTAAACCAGGCTGCTCAATATAAACTATTTTTTCCCCTAGGTCGTAAGCTCCCAAATTGCCTGCTAACCCAGAAGATAGCCATTTAGGTGGTTGGATAGTTGGCGGCCATAAAAGCGTCACTTTGCCACCAGCGATCGCTAGTTTTGGGTTGCTTTGATATGCAGAGTACAATACTTGCAACCAGCAGTTGCTGGCTACGGCATCATCATCTAAATAAGCGAGAATTTCTGCACTAGCAGCTTTAGCACCAGTGTTACGGGCAACAGATAACCCCGTGGTGGGTTCAAAGATATACTTTAAACGGGGATTGCAGGCTCTTTGTTCGACAACTTCGCGGGTGCGATCGCTGGAGTTATTATCTACCACTATCACCTCAAAGTCAGCGGCAAAATCCTGTGCCAATAGGCTATCAATCGCCGCACCTAAATAGGTATCTCGATTGTGAGTACAGATAATGGCAGAGAGTTGGATGTCTGGCATAGGATTTAATTTAAGTTTTTACCCTTGGATTTTAGATTACAGTCTTCCATCCAAAGGTCGCCTGCTCTGTGCTAATCTATAACAAAAAATTCCCACCCACCAACCGCGTTTATTCGGAAATCGTCTTTAATTCTTCAAGCTTGTTGAATATGGCTGTGTAAAACTACGAGAGTTTCTGCTAACTGACTCAGGCGTGTTTCTAGATGTTGTTTGCGTCCTAACAGCTGGCGTAACTTTTGATGACGCGCGATCGCCATACTAACTGTAGGTACTTGATCTGGTGGACATGGACGTGACCAAACTTTACCAGACCCATCCAAGCCACAAAGACGATAGCCTGTCCGTGAAAATTGATAAGCGTCTTTACCGCCAGTTGTACAAAGTTCTTCTACATAATTCATCAGCTGGTCAACTTCTGCATGGCGCAGTGTAGCAGTTCCTGGCTGTTCTGGTTCTTTAGGGTTGGATTCTAACCAACCGTTGACGATTGGCCCTTCTAAATAAAGGTCTTGGATTTGTTGCAGAATAGTTTGGAGTTCTTTTTGCCAACCAGCCACATGAATTTGAATTTCTTGCAACAAATTCATTGCTAAGGCTGGATTTGCTCCGTGACGATGGTTGCTAAAGCTAGGAGTTTTAAACTTGGGTAGGCTAGGCGTTTTACCACCAGTGTCTTTTGCAGAAAATGTGTCTACAGAATGATTTTCAGAAAATAAATGCTGTTCAAAATCGCTCTCATTTTGAGAGTGTATCTCTAGGTTGTTTGTTGGTTCTGGTGTGATGTTCTCATCATCAGATGTATCTATATCTGGGGTAGCGGCTTTAGCAGAAACACTAATTCTAAAAGATACTGGATGCTTCGGGGAATCAGGCGCTTCGACCGTTGCATTGTCTCGATTGCCTAGATCGTGTAGAGTTGCCTCAATACGTTTTAGCCCTGTTTTCATAAAAATATCCTCTATGTATGCTGCCCTCTGTGGTGTTTTATGATCCACAAAGGTGTGTCGGGAGTTTTCGCTTTTGCCAATTTTGGCACAAATTAATGCTGGTGCTAATTTTATCTTTTAGAAAGATATCTGCCACAAACAAACTCAAAATCATCGTTTAAAGGTATTAGGAAATATCAGTGGGTAAAGTTATTTTAATTACTGGTGCTGCTCGGTCGGGAAAAAGTGAATGGGCAGAATCCTTAGCAAAGCAGTCAGGTAAACAAGTTATTTATGTCGCTACCGCCACTGAAAATCCTGCTGATATAGAGTGGCAAAAACGCATTTTGGCACATCAACAACGCCGTCCCCAAAATTGGACAACTTTAGCAGTACCGATAGAAATATCAGCTACTTTGGCTGATGCTAAACCTCATAGTTGTTTGTTAGTTGATTCTTTGGGAACTTGGGTGACAAATCTTTTAGACCAGGATGAAATTAGTTGGCAAAATACAAGCACAGAGTTTTTAGAGACCGTACAACTAGTAGCTGCCGATATGCTGTTTGTAGCGGAAGAAGTCGGTTGGGGTGTGGTTCCAGCTTATCCCATTGGGAGGCTATTCCGCGATCGCTTGGGTTCTTTGGTACGCCAATTAGGTGCTATTTGTGACACAGTTTATCTTGTGGCTGGTGGTCATGTATTGAATCTAAGTGTCCTGGGTACACCACTACCAAAAGCAATAGATGAGGAATTGTAACGGATAAATTTAAGAAAAATTACGAGAACTTGATTATTATTTTGTCTGCCTATAGATAGTCAAATTTTTAATAGAAAATTAATAACATACACAAAGCAAGTCTCCTCATACCGAATGTACAATCATGGTATGGCAAACACAGAAGATGTAAGAAAGTATCTCGCCTACTGGTTTCAGTTGGGTAAGAGAGTAGTAATAGGTAATGGGGTAACAAGCTTGTTGCCTCAGCCCGTATATAAAGGCGATCGCTATAGCCAGGAATTTGAAAAGTGTTGGCAGCAAATTATATCGTCAGAATCGGGCGATTGTCATTTAGAAGGCACTCACGAAACCATCGCAGAATTGCTTACTTCTGCATGGGAAATGTCGCCTTGTAGCCGTTGCAATATGCCGATTCCGATGAGAAATGTGGGAATGCCGGCAGAAACTTGTCCATGTAATGATTTACCCGGCTGGCCGAATACTGATTTACCAGCACCACGTTCTGCTATTGATAACCAACAAAAACTAACAGGAATTCGCGATCGCCTTTTAAAAAATCTTTCCGCAAAAATTACATAAACTATGTTACACAATTAATTTCTCAAAGCTTGTAACCGTGGTTTATCATCAAAACTGCGGTATTTTTATCCTAGCTTTCATGAAAAATTAAAAACCTTGTACTTTAAATGTGCAGTCTTGAAAGCAAAATTTTTTTGAGAAACCATGTCACCATATAGAATAAAGCACCAAAATCAGCAATAGGGAAACGAAAAAACGCTGTGCAGATAACATTTTTAGGGACAAGTTCCGGTGTACCTACGCGATCGCGTAATGTTTCTAGTGTCGCCCTAAGATTACCCCAAAGGGCAGAACTCTGGTTATTCGATTGTGGTGAGGGTACTCAGCACCAAATTTTGCGGAGTGACCTAAAAATCAGCCAACTTTCCCGTATTTTTATTACCCATTTGCATGGCGACCATATTTTTGGCTTGATGGGTCTATTGGCTAGTTGTGGTTTAGCCGGCAATGTTGACAGAATTGATCTTTACGGCCCACCTGGATTAAATGAATATATACAATCGGCATCACGCTACTCTCATACGCACTTTTCCTATCCGATTAAAGTTCATGCTATCCGTCCAGGAGTAATTTACGAAGATCAAGAGTTCACAGTCACCTGTGGCCAATTACATCATCGAATTACTGCATTTGGTTATCGGGTTGCCGAAAAAGACCGTTCAGGACGTTTTGATATTGAAAAAGCCAAAGCACTACAAATTCCTCCTGGTCGGATTTATGGGCAACTCAAACGTGGTGAAACTGTCACCTTGAATGATGGGAGAGTCATTAAAGGTACTGAACTTTGCGGCCCTACAGAAATTGGCCGCAAAATAGCTTATTGTACAGATACAGTTTATACAGAAGGTGCAGTAGAACTAGCCAAAGATGCGGATGTATTAATTCACGAAGCTACTTTTGCCCATCAAGACGCAGATATGGCTTTTCAAAGATTGCATTCCACAACCACGATGGCAGCACAAACAGCTTTAGTGGCTGGTTCCCATCGATTAATTATGACTCATTTTAGTCCTCGCTACGCTCCTGGCAACCCCATAGAATTGAAGGATTTGCTTCAGGAAGCGCGGGCGATTTTTCCTAAGACAGATATGGCTTATGACTTTATGACTTATGATGTTCCACGACGGCGGGAAGTTGAGTTAAAAGAAGTGTCTGTCAGTTAAGGCTGCATTGTGATTTTAAGCAGATAGTAATGCGATCGCCCCAAGTCAAGCAATAATTACAATGCGCTAAAAGTAAGCAAATTCAGCCCTGCATTTCTTACTAATACTTATCATCGCCCAGATAAATCAATGGTTTTGAGAGCCAGTATTGTGCATCTCTATTGCTCGGTCGTACTTGGCATCTCTGACTTTTCACGGGATGTGGAAAAGGAGAAGTGGTTCGCGGAGAATTTACGCGAACTAACTTTTATGGTTGGCGATATTTAGAAGTTTCTTCGATTAAATCTTTCAGCCCAAGGTTGAGGGACTCAATTGATCGATCTAAAGCTTGAATTTTGGCACGGCGGGTAATTTGTTCAAGAGCATCTATGTAAGCTTGACTACCAGATTTACCTAAATGCTGATATCGAGACAATTTACCATCAGTCTTTGTAGGAAAAATTGGTGAAGATGCCTGTAGTTTGTAATACCAATAATTATCAGTCCGCCCCTTAGCTTGGTAACGAACAATCCAACAGGAAGCGGGAGCGACCTTACCCGAAGCGAGTATTGAATGAATTTCTTGCTCAAGACGTTGTTTGGTTTTGGCTACTGCGTCTATACGTTTGGCTAAATCATCTTGAATTGAAGATTTTGGCGACAGGGGCATATAACACACTCCGATTTGGTTCGCGTATAATATCCGCGAATTATTTTCTGATGGAATCAGGCAGGTGTTTAGCTTTTGGAACGCATTATTTAAGATTTTGGTGTAGTAGCCAACCTTGGCACAAGGTTTCTAACTCTAACCAACCTCTCCATAAAACTTGTATACCGATGGCACTGTTTTTCCGATGTTCTAGGTATCCTCCCAGGCGGGCGATAGCGCGGATTGCCCAGTCAACAGTAAATTCGATATCTTTTTTCAGTTTAGGTGGGCTACTAGCTATCAATACATCCATTTGTTCTTTTGTTAACACCACACTAGCGTCAAGATGCGGACAGTTACGGTACAAATATGTCATTCGTAATAACTGCGCGGCAATCACAGTTAAAAATCCCAACATTGTTGACATACTTTCACCAGCTAATCGATAGCTTTCAGCTTGGCAACCAGATTTTAGAATCTTATGATACTCTTCAACCCGCCAACGGTACGTATACCAACGGAGAATTTGAGTTGCTGATTGCTCCGAATCAACTAGCTCAGTAGTTAGTAGCATCCACTCTACTGGTTCACCATTTTCTGGACAATTAATTTCTCTGGCATAGACTGCATAAACATGAAAACTGCCTTGATTTTTTAGCCGTGCGGGAGGACTAATTGATACTGGACAATATCTAACTTCTAAGGTGGCAGTTCTGGCATGACGTTTTTTGGTTTCGACTAGTTCAACGTCTTTAACAAACTGGACGGGAGTGGAATTTACGTATGACCATAGATGACCATTTTCGCCTTCTAAACAACGGTTGTGTGCCGCCCTGACTACTACACCTGCATTTTTAGTTTGACTGATTTGAGCGAATACTTCTGCAATATCGCCTTCTCTATCAAAAACATGAATTATCTTCGATGATAATCCCCCTACTGGAATTTCTAACTCAGAAAATTGTTTTTCTATCTTTGAGAAAGCTTCAACCCATCGATAAGATTCTTTTTCTTTAAATTCTTTATTTCTCTTAGCTTTTCGCTCTTTTTTTAGACGATCTTCTTTAAGTTCTTGAGTTTCATTACTCGGTTGTGGTGCTTTATGCTCTCTATGCCACAGCTTCTCCCACAATAGCCCTAAAGGTTGTCCAAAATCAGGCTCTAAAGCTAAACAACTGTGTAGAATTAATCCATTTCCGCCATTACCTATTGGGCCGTATTCTTCTCTTTTATCTAATATTTTTTTGTAATCTAAAAAAGTTGTATCTCCTACAGCTAACACTACAGGAGTGCCGTTTATTTCTTGGGCTGTTTGTTTAAAATAAGGTTGAGTCAACTTTTCAAAACTGGTTTTTGGATTCGAGAAAAATTCGTAACCACGCTTGAGGTCACTGGCAGTTTTAAATATTTTTGATAAAGGCTGACCATATTTTACCGATAAAAGTTCACCTATTGATGCTGCTCGTTGAGTTAAACGTTTGTCTCCAAAGTTACACTCCCCATACAGGTTCTTTTCTAATATTTTCATTTGCGCTCATTTACACACCTACCACGACAATATCTAAAATCACAAGTTAATTCTCTAGCATTGGTTCGCGTAAGTCTTACGCGAACCACCTTCCCTTTTCCACATCCCGTGAAAAGTCAGCTTGGCATCTCCGTTAAACTGCAACGCTGATTTTTCTATCAAACTATTCTGCGTTTTCTGGATATCACTTTGTAAGTCGCTTGGCACGTTTTTGCTGGTACATTAATTCATCTGCCTGCAATACGAGTTTTTCCAATGAAGCATCTTCATTTATAACGCACTTTTGAACTCCAATACTCATTGATAGATGATAACTTCTACCTCGATTTTGATTAAATAAATCAACGTTACTTTGGAGGCGAACAGTAATTGCATTTGTATGCGCTAAATAATCAGAAATGAATACGACAAACTCATCGCCTCCCCATCGGGCAATGATGTCAGAATCTCGATAGGTTTGACTTATTAGCTCTGCTGCGTCAGCTATTACACGATCTCCAACTTCATGTCCAAAGGTATCATTGATTTGCTTCAATCCATCTATATCTATAAATAAGATACAACAGGACTTTTCTAGCCGATGGGCTAGTTTTAATTGCTGATTTGCAAATAGAAAAAAGCCTCGTCGATTGTACAGTCCAGTTAATTCATCCGTTAGAGATAAGCGCCTAATTTCTGCCTCAACTTTTTGATGCTCCTCTATTTCTTTTTCTAGTGCAGCAGTTCGATTGCGGACTCTTTGTTCTAATTCATTATAAATTTGCACGTTTTCCATTGCGACAGCCGTTGTGTCTGCCAATGCCTGTAATAGCTTTAATTTTTCTCCCGTTGGCTGATGTAACGTTGCCCAATATGTTCCAATTGCACCGATTGGGTTACACATTCGGATCGGCACCATTACCAAGCTTTTGACAAAAGTTGGTTGGTAAGCTGTAAATGGAATCCGTTCATCTTCATAAATATCGCTAATCACAACGGGCTGACGGTTTAGTATCGTATACCCACTAATGCAAATACTCATCGGGAAGCGTTGCCCTTTCCATAAGGGAGCGATCGCATCTTCATCCGCGTAATAACATTGATCTCCATCTTGTAGCACAAAAGTTGCTCCATCTGCCCCAGTCAACTCACGCGCTGACTTTCGCACAATCTCCATGATTTGCTCTAGCGTCCGTGCTAGTGACAATGCTTGAACAACCTCTATTAAATGCTCCATCCCTTGAGCATAAGATATTTCAGCTTTGACACCATTAGAATCAGACTCAATGGCAGGCGAGGCAGAGCTTTGAGAATTCATGCGCTAACACCGATAAAAAATAATCAAAAATTATTTGATCCTGTGATCTGGATCACAATTTCCTCATTTTAAAAAATATCCTACTTTATTCTATTAGAGAGATTACGGTTTTTAAAATTATCTATCTAAAGAAAGGGTGCAAAACTCTGTTAATATGCTATATCCACAGCCAAGCGGCAACGATTTCCCCGATAAAGGCAGATGTCGTCATAAATCTATTTGCAGTTCTAAACCATCAATCCAACCCATCCATCAAGGGGTAAAAGTAGCCAAGGCGAATTTTGCCGCCATGCGTCGTCTGAAAATCATAACCAGACTATGTTTCAGAAAAAAAATTGACTTTTACCTAGAAATTAGGATTTGACATACCAGATCCACTACTTTTATTCGTACCATTTGAACCCCTCTAATTTTTAGAGCCTGAAACCCTTGTGGCTACGTGACAAAAGTCTGTGCCAAATAACTTAGACTTTTATTGGTACAGTCAAAACCAGCTTTTTCTCCGTTTTTTGATGAAAAGAGTGATTTTATTTCTGTAACTCCTTCATGGCAAGCCTTTCAAGCTTTACGTGGCGGCAAAATGTGTCTTGGCTACTTTTACCCCATCTTGCTTAAAATTACACAGATATAGGCTCAATACCAAATTCAGTATTTATCTCATTCTCTTGGAATGCTAAAAATTTATTTACTTAAGATACATAACTATAAATTCTCCTATTACCATACCTAAAATATTAAGTTAACTGATAATTAACTGGCAATATAGCTAGATAGATCTAAGTATTTATGCTCATAAAATATTTGTAATTTCTATTAAAACTACTGTCTATTATTATTGTTAACTCAAAGCCAGATTAAGTTTATAGAAAAACATCAACCGAATTCTCAAAAATTATGACTAATTATATAACGCTGCCCTATCTTTGGCTTAGAAAAATCACTCACAATTTTAGTATTGGTCAGAAAATTGCTTATGGATATGCACTTAGCCTTAGTACTGCGGTTGTAGGTACAGTTGCTGGATTAATCATTGGAGACTTCTACCAAACTCCAGCACAGCACCAAAAAGGTGATGCCCAATATGAAATTAGTTTACTCTATCGCTTACAAACTTCTGTACTACAAGCAAGGACATCTCAACAAAAGTTTGTTCATTATGTTAATAAACCTGAACTTTTGAAGAAAGAATACTCTAACTTTTCTAATTATGCTGTTGAACTCAAACAAGTATGGTCTGATGTTCATTATTACGTAAATACTGCAAATTATCAGCAGGAAAAACATACTGAGGGGATACCCCGCTTTCTCCAAAATTACTCTGATACACCAAATATATATATCCAACAAGTAAATACAATAGTACAGATACTTATAAATAAAGAGGTAAATTTGAATGATGTCCAAGCAGCACAAAAACTTTTATTAAACTTTTCTACTAGCCCTATAGCTCTGAAGTTTGACCTAATAGATGATGAGTTATTTCAAATTATCGATGCTTCTTATAAAGACGATAAAAATGCAGAATTACATTTGCAAAATGTATTACAAATTAGATTTTGGATAATTATTACCAGTATTATTTTATCAATAATAATTGCCACAATTTTGGCAATTTACACAAGTCGTATGTTAACACGCCCAATCACAGCCTTAACTAATATTGCACAGCGAACAACTGAAGAATTAAAGTTTGATATTTTAGCTCCAGTAACGGCCGCAGATGAAATAGGAGTTTTAGCTAACTCTTTCAATAACCTCATTCAACGCATAGCAAAATACACCAATGAACTAGATTTAGCTCGTGAGACTTTAGAAAGTCGGGTTGAGGAAAGGACTCAAGAACTCAGCAACGCTTTAGAGTCGTTGCAGCATATTCAATCTCAATTAGTTCAAGCGGAAAAAATGTCTTCTCTTGGTCAGCTAGTAGCGGGTGTTGCTCATGAAATTAATAACCCTGTCAATTTTATCTTTGGGAATCTCAGCCATGTTAATGAATATGTGACTAATTTACTCTCATTAATCGCTCTTTATCAGCAAGACTATAGCAGTACAGATATAAACATCTCTGAGTATATAGAAGAAATTGATTTCGACTATATCTGTGAGGATTTACCTAAAACGCTAAAGTCAATGAAAGTGGGTGCTGACCGCATCCGTGAAATAGTGCTGGCTTTAAGAAATTTCTCCAGGCTTGATGAAGCCGAAATGAAATTGGTCAATATTCATGAGGGAATTGATAGTACTCTACTGTTTTTATATAGTTCTTTCAAGGCTAAATATAAGCAATTGGCAATTGAAATTGTCAAACAGTATGGAGACTTACCACCAGTTGAATGTTATGCTGGGCAAATAAATCAAGTGTTTATGAACATTTTGAGCAATTCCATATATGCCTTAAATCAACAATGTCAATATAACTTAAAAGAGCAGTTAGAAAATAATTATAATATCATTACTATTCGTACTGAAGTAATAGAAAATAGCTGGTTGAGAATTTGTTTTAAAGATAATGGGCCGGGAATAGCAGAAAGTATCAAGACACAGGTTTTTAACCCTTTTTTTACTACTAAACCAGTAGGAGAAGGGACAGGTCTAGGATTATCAGTTAGCTATCAAATTATAGTGGAGCAGCATCAGGGAAAACTCAAGTTTTTCTCTGCGCCAGGAAAAGGCTGCGAGTTTCAAATTGAAATTCCGATTAGTCAAAATGGTAAGCCAAAGCCAGCTTAGAGCAAGACATTCATAATAGTTGACTATCAGCCTCGGCTTCGCAAGGAAGTTATGCTGTAATGGCAGATGAAAGCTTGACTATTAAAACATTCGAGTAAGTAAACAGATTTTTTTTGAATTAATTTTCTTACTTGCACCCTATTTGATAAGTAAATACCTAATTTTATTTATTAAACATAGAATTTAATCTATGTAGTATGCGAATAGTCTTGTGGCGATGTAGTAGACGGTGAAGTTATGACGCGACTGTCAGAGAAAATTAATGCCTAACACACCATATTATGGTGCGGTGCATTAGGCTAAAGCCGTAACACTAAAACTACTTGTTTTGTGCATAAATGGAGAGTCAGAATGATCATGACAAGAAGTGACAAATGACCATCGACTCATTTTAAGCCTGTTTTACTTCTTCATACCAAATGCCAACTTTTTCAAATGCAGCGTAAGCCAGCTTGAGAAAATGCACGACTCGCTGTTTGCTCAAAATACCAAATTCTTTATATTCTCGTGCTTCTGAAAAGGTCATACGAGTTTGGTCAATGATATTTCTTTCTTTGTATGCCAACTTCGGAAAATCTACAACTTGAACATTATGCTTCTGCACTAACTGTTGCATATTTGGGTCAGAATCAACGTGTTCCCAGTCGTCACACAGTCCACAATTTCTGACGAGGACATGGGGAACTTTATCACCATAGCTATTTATAGACTGGACAAATAAATTAAGGCTGTCATATCCGCCTGTAGTTACAAACCACTTACAAAAACTGACTCCTTCTGCGCTTCCTAGTTCGAGTAACTGGTTTTTATCAATCCAGTTTTTGACGGCGCGATGGCTTTGGGCGGCGAGATTGACAATTACTGGCTTAGACATTGCCATCTCAAAGATTCTATCGGCTTTGTCGGCTTGGCGTTCATCTTCGGTAAATACAGCATACTGACACATTCCCTTATAAACACCAGCTACATCAGGATTTGATCTATCTGTCTCTATGGGTACAAAGGGAATTTTCTTATCCAGACAATATTGAATCATTGTCCGAGTGACTAGCGACTTTCCTACCCCACCTTTTTCACCATCTATTAAATGAATTGTTGGCATAATAGCTACCCCTAATACTGTTTGAAGTTATTTAAAATATCTGCTTGTGCCTTGGACGCTTTTGCTGTCTTCCGCTGCAACTTTTATACCATCTGTTGAGAAATACTGCTGGTTTTTCGGGAAATTAGCATTTATCTATAGGGATTTTTTTCTAGAGTTTGTGCGTGTTATGTCACTGATTAGGCTCAAAATTTAAATAATCCTAGCATCAAAGGCTGACAACCTTTCGATACAAACTTTTACATTAGCATTAGGGAGAAATTGAAGAAAAGAACCTAGAAAAAGCTGAAAAAGGGTGAATTGCTGTATTATTTAAATTTCCAGCTTTTCCTTGCTCTAGTTAAATTTACTTTTGCAAGACTAAGCTCCTAGATTTTTGTGATGAGAATCCTATTTAATTAAAAAAAAATGCAGTAGGCTTTACGTCCTGCTTTCTTGTTCTTGATTTTCTATCTCTACCAATAATTAAGAAGTCTAATCGGAATAACATAGTAGCGCTTTAGGTTTTTCGGTGCTATCGTAAAAACCTGGCTTTGTATGAGGTTGTTTGCTCGATTATTTGCCGATCGCTCACGCAAAAATTATCGATTAATGGCACAATGGCTAGTAATTTTTGCCTAGTAATTGGATTAAAAAAATCTGACTACTCACTGAATTTACTTTTGAGAATATTTACCTAAAAACACATTCAATTATTGTATATATTGTTATATGTTTAATTGCGAAATTGTAATATTAAGCGACCAATAATAAGGGATAAGTCTACAATTTTGATGGTAGCTTCTATAACTAATTTGTGTAAAAATAGGCGGCTACCTCAAGCTATTTTTTAATGGGGGTCAGGCAATGGCTATCGCCACCATCAATCCCGCCACTGGGGAGACGCTCAAAACTTTTGAGCCACTCAACGATGCTGAAATTGCCGCTAAACTGGATTTGGCAAATCAAGCTTTTGAGCAATATCGTAAGACGAGTTTCTCACAGCGATCGCTCTGGTTGCAAAAGGCTGCGGAAATTTTAGACCAAGAAAAAACAGACTTTGCTAAAGTCATGACGCTGGAAATGGGTAAACCATATAAAGCCGCAATTTCTGAAGTCGAAAAATGTGCCGCTGTTTGTCGCTATTATGCCGAAAACGCCGCTGATTTTTTGGCTGATGTTGCTGTGAAAACTGATGCTAGTCATAGCTTTGTCCGCTATCAGCCATTGGGGGTAATTTTGGCAGTGATGCCGTGGAATTTCCCCTTTTGGCAAGTGTTTCGCTTTGCTGCGCCTGCACTGATGGCTGGTAATGTGGGTTTATTAAAACATGCGTCTAATGTGCCGCAATCTGCTTTAGCAATTGCAGAGATTATCCAACGGGCTGGTTTTCCTGAAGGTGTATTTCAAACTTTATTAATCGGTGCGGCAAAAGTTGCCGATATCATCGCTGATGATCGTGTGAAAGCGGCAACTTTAACCGGAAGTGAACCAGCGGGAGCATCTTTAGCCGCCACGGCTGGTAAACATATTAAAAAAACCGTTCTG
This window of the Nostoc sp. HK-01 genome carries:
- a CDS encoding diguanylate cyclase with GAF sensor; the protein is MNSQSSASPAIESDSNGVKAEISYAQGMEHLIEVVQALSLARTLEQIMEIVRKSARELTGADGATFVLQDGDQCYYADEDAIAPLWKGQRFPMSICISGYTILNRQPVVISDIYEDERIPFTAYQPTFVKSLVMVPIRMCNPIGAIGTYWATLHQPTGEKLKLLQALADTTAVAMENVQIYNELEQRVRNRTAALEKEIEEHQKVEAEIRRLSLTDELTGLYNRRGFFLFANQQLKLAHRLEKSCCILFIDIDGLKQINDTFGHEVGDRVIADAAELISQTYRDSDIIARWGGDEFVVFISDYLAHTNAITVRLQSNVDLFNQNRGRSYHLSMSIGVQKCVINEDASLEKLVLQADELMYQQKRAKRLTK
- a CDS encoding integral membrane sensor signal transduction histidine kinase, whose translation is MTNYITLPYLWLRKITHNFSIGQKIAYGYALSLSTAVVGTVAGLIIGDFYQTPAQHQKGDAQYEISLLYRLQTSVLQARTSQQKFVHYVNKPELLKKEYSNFSNYAVELKQVWSDVHYYVNTANYQQEKHTEGIPRFLQNYSDTPNIYIQQVNTIVQILINKEVNLNDVQAAQKLLLNFSTSPIALKFDLIDDELFQIIDASYKDDKNAELHLQNVLQIRFWIIITSIILSIIIATILAIYTSRMLTRPITALTNIAQRTTEELKFDILAPVTAADEIGVLANSFNNLIQRIAKYTNELDLARETLESRVEERTQELSNALESLQHIQSQLVQAEKMSSLGQLVAGVAHEINNPVNFIFGNLSHVNEYVTNLLSLIALYQQDYSSTDINISEYIEEIDFDYICEDLPKTLKSMKVGADRIREIVLALRNFSRLDEAEMKLVNIHEGIDSTLLFLYSSFKAKYKQLAIEIVKQYGDLPPVECYAGQINQVFMNILSNSIYALNQQCQYNLKEQLENNYNIITIRTEVIENSWLRICFKDNGPGIAESIKTQVFNPFFTTKPVGEGTGLGLSVSYQIIVEQHQGKLKFFSAPGKGCEFQIEIPISQNGKPKPA
- a CDS encoding putative glycosyl transferase, which gives rise to MLSKIPVSVLIPAKNEEANLPACLTSLQRADEIFIVDSQSTDKSIEIANNYGANVVQFHFNGRWPKKKNWSLDNLPFRNEWVLIVDCDERITPELWDEIAQAIQNAEFNGYYLNRRVFFLGKWIRHGGKYPDWNLRLFKHKIGRYENLNTEDIPNTGDNEVHEHVILQGKVGYLQNDMLHEDFRDLFHWLERHNRYSNWEARVYYNLLSGQDEQGTIGADLFGDAVQRKRFLKRVWVHLPFKPILRFILFYIIQRGFLDGKAGYIYGRLLSQYEYQIGVKLYELRNCGGKLNTANTAKPVPPSLPQKIEQTAV
- a CDS encoding ribonuclease Z — protein: MQITFLGTSSGVPTRSRNVSSVALRLPQRAELWLFDCGEGTQHQILRSDLKISQLSRIFITHLHGDHIFGLMGLLASCGLAGNVDRIDLYGPPGLNEYIQSASRYSHTHFSYPIKVHAIRPGVIYEDQEFTVTCGQLHHRITAFGYRVAEKDRSGRFDIEKAKALQIPPGRIYGQLKRGETVTLNDGRVIKGTELCGPTEIGRKIAYCTDTVYTEGAVELAKDADVLIHEATFAHQDADMAFQRLHSTTTMAAQTALVAGSHRLIMTHFSPRYAPGNPIELKDLLQEARAIFPKTDMAYDFMTYDVPRRREVELKEVSVS
- a CDS encoding glycosyl transferase family protein, which gives rise to MPDIQLSAIICTHNRDTYLGAAIDSLLAQDFAADFEVIVVDNNSSDRTREVVEQRACNPRLKYIFEPTTGLSVARNTGAKAASAEILAYLDDDAVASNCWLQVLYSAYQSNPKLAIAGGKVTLLWPPTIQPPKWLSSGLAGNLGAYDLGEKIVYIEQPGLTPRGLNYSIRRSFLAEIGGFDPQLGRVGKNLLSNEELQMTEFALQNGWQVAYLPEALVAHNVAPERLNRTWFLNRGWWQGISECYREQLAGKTGIGQLLRGGERLIRGLYKSLQYFYDPAERFDRLVYTYCQIGYLNAAIQGLLSTSHKK
- a CDS encoding cobalamin biosynthesis enzyme, producing MGKVILITGAARSGKSEWAESLAKQSGKQVIYVATATENPADIEWQKRILAHQQRRPQNWTTLAVPIEISATLADAKPHSCLLVDSLGTWVTNLLDQDEISWQNTSTEFLETVQLVAADMLFVAEEVGWGVVPAYPIGRLFRDRLGSLVRQLGAICDTVYLVAGGHVLNLSVLGTPLPKAIDEEL